One window of the Zea mays cultivar B73 chromosome 3, Zm-B73-REFERENCE-NAM-5.0, whole genome shotgun sequence genome contains the following:
- the LOC103650610 gene encoding 4-hydroxy-7-methoxy-3-oxo-3,4-dihydro-2H-1,4-benzoxazin-2-yl glucoside beta-D-glucosidase 2, chloroplastic-like, translating into MAPLLLASRTACRPGLTSRHAHDNGRHGLSSSPPGSRSKRSRSLSLRPRAEKTTTGGGGHVVSEKLSPWQIPRREWFPPSFIFGAATSAYQIEGAWNEGGKGPSTWDDFCHNHPEWIADGSSGDVGANSYYLYREDVRLLKEMGMDAYRFSISWPRILPKGTLEGGINHKGIEYYKKLINLLKENGIEPYVTLFHWDTPQALVDSYGGFLDDRIVKDYTDFAKVCFVHFGDVVKNWFTFNEPQTFSSFSYGTGICAPGRCSPGQKCANPVGNSLTEPYIVGHNLLRAHAETVHQYNKYYRGNKEGHIGMAFDVMGRVPYEKMFLDDQAQERSIDYNLGWFVEPVVRGDYPFSMRSLVKDRLPYFTDEEKEKLVGSYDIMGINYYTSRFSKHVDISTGYTPVLNTDDAYATQETKGPDGNTIGPSMGNSWIYMYPNGLKDILMVMKNKYGNPPIYITENGIGDIDSKEKPLPVKDALNDHARLDYLQRHISVLKDAIDLGADVRGHFTWSLLDNFEWCGGYTERYGIVYVDRSNGCKRRMKRSAKWLKKFNRAAHSKKKDKTGIIPPPSAY; encoded by the exons ATGGCTCCACTTCTTCTTGCTTCTCGCACAGCCTGTCGTCCTGGCCTTACAAGCCGCCATGCCCATGATAATGGCCGGCACGGCCTGTCTTCTTCACCACCAGGAAGTCGTAGTAAGCGAAGCCGTAGCCTTAGCTTGAGGCCACGAGCTGAAAAGACGACGACAGGCGGTGGGGGTCATGTTGTGAGCGAAAAGCTGAGCCCCTGGCAAATCCCCAGGAGGGAGTGGTTCCCCCCTAGCTTTATCTTTGGTGCTGCCACTTCAGCATACCAA ATTGAAGGGGCTTGGAACGAAGGTGGAAAGGGGCCAAGCACTTGGGACGACTTCTGCCACAACCATCCGG AGTGGATAGCGGACGGGAGCAGTGGGGATGTTGGAGCAAACTCCTACTATCTGTATAGG GAGGACGTCAGATTGCTGAAGGAAATGGGTATGGACGCCTACAGGTTCTCCATCTCTTGGCCCAGAATATTGCCAA AGGGGACACTCGAGGGAGGCATTAACCATAAAGGCATCGAGTACTACAAAAAGCTGATCAACTTGTTGAAAGAGAACG GCATAGAACCATATGTGACACTTTTCCACTGGGACACACCTCAAGCGCTGGTGGACAGCTACGGTGGCTTCTTAGATGATAGGATTGT AAAAGACTACACAGACTTCGCCAAGGTGTGCTTTGTGCACTTCGGCGACGTCGTGAAGAACTGGTTTACCTTCAACGAGCCACAGACATTCTCCTCTTTTTCCTACGGAACCGGGATCTGTGCCCCAGGGCGGTGCTCCCCGGGACAGAAATGTGCTAACCCAGTTGGGAACTCGCTCACCGAGCCGTACATTGTTGGCCACAACCTCCTCCGAGCTCATGCTGAGACTGTCCATCAGTACAACAAGTACTACAGA GGTAACAAGGAAGGCCACATAGGGATGGCGTTTGACGTGATGGGTCGTGTGCCATATGAAAAGATGTTCCTCGACGACCAGGCCCAGGAAAGGTCCATCGACTACAACCTAGGGTGGTTCGTGGAGCCGGTGGTCCGTGGTGACTACCCCTTCTCCATGAGATCGTTGGTCAAGGATCGGTTGCCCTACTTCACCGACGAAGAGAAAGAGAAGCTAGTGGGGTCGTATGACATAATGGGGATAAACTACTACACCTCGAGGTTCTCCAAGCACGTCGATATCTCGACAGGCTACACGCCGGTACTCAACACCGACGACGCATATGCCACCCAGGAAA CGAAAGGACCTGACGGGAATACTATTGGTCCATCT ATGGGGAATTCGTGGATCTACATGTACCCTAACGGCCTGAAGGACATCCTTATGGTCATGAAGAACAAATACGGGAACCCACCTATCTACATCACTGAGAATG GAATCGGGGATATTGACAGCAAGGAGAAACCTCTACCCGTAAAAGATGCGTTGAATGACCACGCAAGGCTAGATTACCTCCAGCGCCACATCTCAGTGCTCAAAGACGCAATAGA CCTGGGAGCGGACGTGCGTGGCCACTTCACCTGGTCTCTGCTGGACAACTTCGAGTGGTGCGGCGGTTACACGGAGCGTTACGGCATCGTCTACGTGGACCGTAGCAACGGCTGCAAGCGCCGCATGAAGCGCTCGGCCAAATGGTTGAAGAAATTCAACCGAGCCGCGCATTCCAAGAAGAAAGACAAGACGGGCATTATTCCGCCGCCGTCGGCTTATTAA